In a genomic window of Chrysemys picta bellii isolate R12L10 chromosome 1, ASM1138683v2, whole genome shotgun sequence:
- the LOC103306489 gene encoding homeobox protein NANOG-like isoform X3 — MGCRSMLAQLHNRVLFWGNIPQTQTSMSAHLAMPPYQPYPAGVGTGIRYGDYYWNCPGEMDNVPHKEAADVPVPEPEEKTLHNPELSPASSSSGTRMRYTPDSATSPNTEPPSPHPAIRVGGVESGGGVKKAKSRTAFSQEQLQTLHQRFQSQKYLSPQQIRELGSALGLTYKQVKTWFQNQRMKFKRCQKETQWMEKGTCLSQAGYLDLNPSYHQGCPVSASRNIQTVTNVHQSYGSSQTYGNSQSLYPFVAIEEEGFFGKAGGACSAQQAMGFFSQQKMNFYHGFPANMDYASVETEDGYHFQNASVNATSFPGTAGCQQYQPAWHPQGTQSNYNS; from the exons ATGGGCTGCAGATCTATGCTGGCTCAACTCCACAATAG GGTTTTATTTTGGGGTAACATTCCCCAAACACAAACATCCATGAGTGCCCACCTGGCAATGCCCCCCTACCAGCCTTACCCAGCCGGGGTAGGAACTGGAATAAGGTATGGAGACTACTATTGGAATTGCCCAGGGGAGATGGACAATGTCCCCCACAAAGAGGCAGCAGATGTCCCGGTCCCAGAGCCAGAGGAGAAGACCCTCCATAACCCAG AGCTCTCTCCAGCTTCCTCCAGCTCGGGAACACGCATGCGGTACACCCCGGACTCAGCCACCAGCCCCAACACGgagcccccatccccacaccctGCGATCCGGGTGGGTGGGGTggaaagcgggggaggggtgaagaaGGCCAAGAGCCGCACGGCcttctcccaggagcagctgcaaaCCCTGCACCAGCGATTCCAGAGCCAGAAATACCTCAGCCCCCAGCAGATCCgggagctgggctcagccctggggctcaccTACAAGCAG GTAAAAACATGGTTTCAAAACCAACGGATGAAGTTTAAACGATGCCAGAAGGAAACTCAGTGGATGGAAAAAGGGACATGCCTATCCCAA GCAGGTTACCTGGATTTGAACCCCAGTTATCACCAGGGTTGTCCAGTTAGTGCCAGCAGGAACATCCAGACTGTGACCAATGTGCATCAGAGCTATGGTAGCAGCCAGACCTATGGGAATAGCCAGAGCCTGTATCCCTTCGTGGCTATCGAGGAGGAGGGGTTCTTTGGGAAAGCCGGGGGAGCCTGCAGCGCCCAGCAGGCAATGGGCTTCTTCAGCCAGCAAAAGATGAACTTTTATCATGGCTTCCCGGCGAACATGGATTATGCCAGCGTGGAGACAGAAGATGGCTACCACTTCCAGAATGCCTCTGTCAATGCAACGTCCTTCCCGGGCACTGCTGGGTGCCAGCAGTACCAGCCAGCATGGCACCCTCAAGGGACGCAAAGCAACTATAACTCTTAG
- the LOC103306489 gene encoding homeobox protein NANOG-like isoform X5 — translation MSSSSSGTRMRYTPDSATSPNTEPPSPHPAIRVGGVESGGGVKKAKSRTAFSQEQLQTLHQRFQSQKYLSPQQIRELGSALGLTYKQVKTWFQNQRMKFKRCQKETQWMEKGTCLSQAGYLDLNPSYHQGCPVSASRNIQTVTNVHQSYGSSQTYGNSQSLYPFVAIEEEGFFGKAGGACSAQQAMGFFSQQKMNFYHGFPANMDYASVETEDGYHFQNASVNATSFPGTAGCQQYQPAWHPQGTQSNYNS, via the exons ATGT CTTCCTCCAGCTCGGGAACACGCATGCGGTACACCCCGGACTCAGCCACCAGCCCCAACACGgagcccccatccccacaccctGCGATCCGGGTGGGTGGGGTggaaagcgggggaggggtgaagaaGGCCAAGAGCCGCACGGCcttctcccaggagcagctgcaaaCCCTGCACCAGCGATTCCAGAGCCAGAAATACCTCAGCCCCCAGCAGATCCgggagctgggctcagccctggggctcaccTACAAGCAG GTAAAAACATGGTTTCAAAACCAACGGATGAAGTTTAAACGATGCCAGAAGGAAACTCAGTGGATGGAAAAAGGGACATGCCTATCCCAA GCAGGTTACCTGGATTTGAACCCCAGTTATCACCAGGGTTGTCCAGTTAGTGCCAGCAGGAACATCCAGACTGTGACCAATGTGCATCAGAGCTATGGTAGCAGCCAGACCTATGGGAATAGCCAGAGCCTGTATCCCTTCGTGGCTATCGAGGAGGAGGGGTTCTTTGGGAAAGCCGGGGGAGCCTGCAGCGCCCAGCAGGCAATGGGCTTCTTCAGCCAGCAAAAGATGAACTTTTATCATGGCTTCCCGGCGAACATGGATTATGCCAGCGTGGAGACAGAAGATGGCTACCACTTCCAGAATGCCTCTGTCAATGCAACGTCCTTCCCGGGCACTGCTGGGTGCCAGCAGTACCAGCCAGCATGGCACCCTCAAGGGACGCAAAGCAACTATAACTCTTAG
- the LOC103306489 gene encoding homeobox protein NANOG-like isoform X4 produces MSAHLAMPPYQPYPAGVGTGIRYGDYYWNCPGEMDNVPHKEAADVPVPEPEEKTLHNPELSPASSSSGTRMRYTPDSATSPNTEPPSPHPAIRVGGVESGGGVKKAKSRTAFSQEQLQTLHQRFQSQKYLSPQQIRELGSALGLTYKQVKTWFQNQRMKFKRCQKETQWMEKGTCLSQAGYLDLNPSYHQGCPVSASRNIQTVTNVHQSYGSSQTYGNSQSLYPFVAIEEEGFFGKAGGACSAQQAMGFFSQQKMNFYHGFPANMDYASVETEDGYHFQNASVNATSFPGTAGCQQYQPAWHPQGTQSNYNS; encoded by the exons ATGAGTGCCCACCTGGCAATGCCCCCCTACCAGCCTTACCCAGCCGGGGTAGGAACTGGAATAAGGTATGGAGACTACTATTGGAATTGCCCAGGGGAGATGGACAATGTCCCCCACAAAGAGGCAGCAGATGTCCCGGTCCCAGAGCCAGAGGAGAAGACCCTCCATAACCCAG AGCTCTCTCCAGCTTCCTCCAGCTCGGGAACACGCATGCGGTACACCCCGGACTCAGCCACCAGCCCCAACACGgagcccccatccccacaccctGCGATCCGGGTGGGTGGGGTggaaagcgggggaggggtgaagaaGGCCAAGAGCCGCACGGCcttctcccaggagcagctgcaaaCCCTGCACCAGCGATTCCAGAGCCAGAAATACCTCAGCCCCCAGCAGATCCgggagctgggctcagccctggggctcaccTACAAGCAG GTAAAAACATGGTTTCAAAACCAACGGATGAAGTTTAAACGATGCCAGAAGGAAACTCAGTGGATGGAAAAAGGGACATGCCTATCCCAA GCAGGTTACCTGGATTTGAACCCCAGTTATCACCAGGGTTGTCCAGTTAGTGCCAGCAGGAACATCCAGACTGTGACCAATGTGCATCAGAGCTATGGTAGCAGCCAGACCTATGGGAATAGCCAGAGCCTGTATCCCTTCGTGGCTATCGAGGAGGAGGGGTTCTTTGGGAAAGCCGGGGGAGCCTGCAGCGCCCAGCAGGCAATGGGCTTCTTCAGCCAGCAAAAGATGAACTTTTATCATGGCTTCCCGGCGAACATGGATTATGCCAGCGTGGAGACAGAAGATGGCTACCACTTCCAGAATGCCTCTGTCAATGCAACGTCCTTCCCGGGCACTGCTGGGTGCCAGCAGTACCAGCCAGCATGGCACCCTCAAGGGACGCAAAGCAACTATAACTCTTAG
- the LOC103306489 gene encoding homeobox protein NANOG-like isoform X2: MGCRSMLAQLHNRFALVFSLEVYVVLFWGNIPQTQTSMSAHLAMPPYQPYPAGVGTGIRYGDYYWNCPGEMDNVPHKEAADVPVPEPEEKTLHNPELSPASSSSGTRMRYTPDSATSPNTEPPSPHPAIRVGGVESGGGVKKAKSRTAFSQEQLQTLHQRFQSQKYLSPQQIRELGSALGLTYKQVKTWFQNQRMKFKRCQKETQWMEKGTCLSQAGYLDLNPSYHQGCPVSASRNIQTVTNVHQSYGSSQTYGNSQSLYPFVAIEEEGFFGKAGGACSAQQAMGFFSQQKMNFYHGFPANMDYASVETEDGYHFQNASVNATSFPGTAGCQQYQPAWHPQGTQSNYNS, translated from the exons ATGGGCTGCAGATCTATGCTGGCTCAACTCCACAATAGGTTTGCACTGGTATTTTCGCTGGAGGTTTATGT GGTTTTATTTTGGGGTAACATTCCCCAAACACAAACATCCATGAGTGCCCACCTGGCAATGCCCCCCTACCAGCCTTACCCAGCCGGGGTAGGAACTGGAATAAGGTATGGAGACTACTATTGGAATTGCCCAGGGGAGATGGACAATGTCCCCCACAAAGAGGCAGCAGATGTCCCGGTCCCAGAGCCAGAGGAGAAGACCCTCCATAACCCAG AGCTCTCTCCAGCTTCCTCCAGCTCGGGAACACGCATGCGGTACACCCCGGACTCAGCCACCAGCCCCAACACGgagcccccatccccacaccctGCGATCCGGGTGGGTGGGGTggaaagcgggggaggggtgaagaaGGCCAAGAGCCGCACGGCcttctcccaggagcagctgcaaaCCCTGCACCAGCGATTCCAGAGCCAGAAATACCTCAGCCCCCAGCAGATCCgggagctgggctcagccctggggctcaccTACAAGCAG GTAAAAACATGGTTTCAAAACCAACGGATGAAGTTTAAACGATGCCAGAAGGAAACTCAGTGGATGGAAAAAGGGACATGCCTATCCCAA GCAGGTTACCTGGATTTGAACCCCAGTTATCACCAGGGTTGTCCAGTTAGTGCCAGCAGGAACATCCAGACTGTGACCAATGTGCATCAGAGCTATGGTAGCAGCCAGACCTATGGGAATAGCCAGAGCCTGTATCCCTTCGTGGCTATCGAGGAGGAGGGGTTCTTTGGGAAAGCCGGGGGAGCCTGCAGCGCCCAGCAGGCAATGGGCTTCTTCAGCCAGCAAAAGATGAACTTTTATCATGGCTTCCCGGCGAACATGGATTATGCCAGCGTGGAGACAGAAGATGGCTACCACTTCCAGAATGCCTCTGTCAATGCAACGTCCTTCCCGGGCACTGCTGGGTGCCAGCAGTACCAGCCAGCATGGCACCCTCAAGGGACGCAAAGCAACTATAACTCTTAG
- the LOC103306489 gene encoding homeobox protein NANOG-like isoform X1, with protein MATYLIHLAPSSGRQPQRVPVGVGDSNTLPRVLFWGNIPQTQTSMSAHLAMPPYQPYPAGVGTGIRYGDYYWNCPGEMDNVPHKEAADVPVPEPEEKTLHNPELSPASSSSGTRMRYTPDSATSPNTEPPSPHPAIRVGGVESGGGVKKAKSRTAFSQEQLQTLHQRFQSQKYLSPQQIRELGSALGLTYKQVKTWFQNQRMKFKRCQKETQWMEKGTCLSQAGYLDLNPSYHQGCPVSASRNIQTVTNVHQSYGSSQTYGNSQSLYPFVAIEEEGFFGKAGGACSAQQAMGFFSQQKMNFYHGFPANMDYASVETEDGYHFQNASVNATSFPGTAGCQQYQPAWHPQGTQSNYNS; from the exons ATGGCGACATATCTAATACACTTAGCACCTAGTTCTGGGAGGCAGCCTCAGCGAGTGCCCGTTGGGGTAGGAGATTCGAACACACTTCCCAG GGTTTTATTTTGGGGTAACATTCCCCAAACACAAACATCCATGAGTGCCCACCTGGCAATGCCCCCCTACCAGCCTTACCCAGCCGGGGTAGGAACTGGAATAAGGTATGGAGACTACTATTGGAATTGCCCAGGGGAGATGGACAATGTCCCCCACAAAGAGGCAGCAGATGTCCCGGTCCCAGAGCCAGAGGAGAAGACCCTCCATAACCCAG AGCTCTCTCCAGCTTCCTCCAGCTCGGGAACACGCATGCGGTACACCCCGGACTCAGCCACCAGCCCCAACACGgagcccccatccccacaccctGCGATCCGGGTGGGTGGGGTggaaagcgggggaggggtgaagaaGGCCAAGAGCCGCACGGCcttctcccaggagcagctgcaaaCCCTGCACCAGCGATTCCAGAGCCAGAAATACCTCAGCCCCCAGCAGATCCgggagctgggctcagccctggggctcaccTACAAGCAG GTAAAAACATGGTTTCAAAACCAACGGATGAAGTTTAAACGATGCCAGAAGGAAACTCAGTGGATGGAAAAAGGGACATGCCTATCCCAA GCAGGTTACCTGGATTTGAACCCCAGTTATCACCAGGGTTGTCCAGTTAGTGCCAGCAGGAACATCCAGACTGTGACCAATGTGCATCAGAGCTATGGTAGCAGCCAGACCTATGGGAATAGCCAGAGCCTGTATCCCTTCGTGGCTATCGAGGAGGAGGGGTTCTTTGGGAAAGCCGGGGGAGCCTGCAGCGCCCAGCAGGCAATGGGCTTCTTCAGCCAGCAAAAGATGAACTTTTATCATGGCTTCCCGGCGAACATGGATTATGCCAGCGTGGAGACAGAAGATGGCTACCACTTCCAGAATGCCTCTGTCAATGCAACGTCCTTCCCGGGCACTGCTGGGTGCCAGCAGTACCAGCCAGCATGGCACCCTCAAGGGACGCAAAGCAACTATAACTCTTAG
- the LOC101954134 gene encoding homeobox protein NANOG-like — protein MWAHYISPLSLDLSPASSSSGNFSHFTPDSATSPQTESSSPQPASKPQKNGKEREGGMKKAKIRTAFSKEQLQTLHQRFQSQKYLSPQQIRELAAVLGLTYKQVKTWFQNRRMKLKRCQKYNLWSERAQCLTQTGFQPSGYLEVHPKFHQSYPISAAGNIQAVGNPRQNYSAGQNPYAFIANEEGGVFSKSGTTCSVQQTVGFIAQHKVDFYHGFPGTMEYNGAKTGDGYSFHHASATVAPFPGTAGHHLYHP, from the exons atgtgGGCTCATTACATATCCCCTTTGTCTTTAGATCTCTCCCCTGCTTCCTCCAGCTCTGGGAATTTCAGCCACTTCACACCAGATTCGGCCACAAGCCCCCAGACAGAATCCTCGTCCCCCCAGCCTGCATCCAAGCCTCAGAAGAATGGgaaggaaagagagggagggatgAAGAAGGCCAAGATCCGTACAGCCTTCTCCAAGGAGCAGCTGCAAACCCTGCACCAGCGGTTCCAGAGCCAGAAATACCTCAGCCCCCAACAGATCCGGGAACTGGCTGCAGTTCTGGGGCTCACTTACAAGCAG GTTAAGACCTGGTTCCAGAACCGAAGGATGAAGTTGAAGAGATGCCAGAAGTACAACCTGTGGTCGGAGCGGGCTCAGTGCCTCACGCAG actgggttccagcccagcggGTACCTGGAAGTGCACCCCAAATTCCACCAGAGCTATCCGATCAGCGCAGCTGGAAACATCCAAGCTGTGGGCAACCCCCGTCAAAACTACTCAGCAGGGCAGAACCCCTATGCATTCATAGCCAATGAGGAGGGGGGGGTCTTCAGCAAAAGTGGGACCACCTGTAGCGTCCAACAGACAGTGGGATTCATTGCCCAGCACAAAGTAGACTTTTATCATGGCTTCCCTGGGACCATGGAATACAATGGCGCAAAGACAGGAGATGGTTATAGCTTCCACCATGCCTCAGCCACTGTGGCACCTTTTCCGGGCACTGCTGGCCACCATCTGTACCACCCCTAA